The following DNA comes from Astatotilapia calliptera chromosome 6, fAstCal1.2, whole genome shotgun sequence.
GTTgcaaaacaagacatttttccataaaatatgcaatattactgatatttttttcttattttataataataattttaaaaaattatccaTTTATGACAACTTTATTTGAATTCAAGGTTTGGATTCCACTTCTGTAATGATGTAGTCCTTCCAGTTTCCTCACAGTCTCCAACCTCCATCGATGATGTGCTCTGTCCCAGTCACATAGGCTGACTGTGGAGGGCCCAGACAGTTTAAAACCACTGGTAAATTACTTTACTGACAAAAATATCTACAGCTTTCTCTAGGTATGTGTATTCCTATGATACCTACACTCTATTCATACTATTATTATACCTCCTGAATTACATCTGTGCAAGCACTCACCTCATCTGAGGCCAGGTATACGCACAGGTGTGCAACCTCTTCGGCTGTGCACAGCCTGCCAGTTTTCTGTCTTGCCATAAAGTCTTTATAAGCCTGTAAATGAGTTATAATTGGATCATTCATTATCTTCATCATCCAGTCATCATTATTTAACATTGTGTAAATAAAGATAACATATGACACATAGTATATGAATCACGCAGGCATTACTGTCAGGTTGGCGAAAATGTACATCAAAGCCTGCAATACCTGTTCTGGGTCGGGCTGAGCCTGGATCCTACCCCTCAGTGATGGAGTATCAACAGTCCCTACAGAAATAGAAAGAGAGCAAGCCTAATGAAATGTTTATCAAAAGACAAGAGTTAGTTAAGAAATTATGGTCTTTGgctaaatgaacatttttctaTTAATAAGTATCAAATACGATTGGGTTGGACTTGGATGTGATGTAtataaataatcaaaataaaagtatacaCAGCATCTTTTTAGACTGGCTCTTAAGCCAGTGTGCCCTAACATGAAACAACCTTCAGCTAAAACACCCCATCAATTTAGTTTAATTTCAAGGACGTTTACAGTATACTTTGAGTATCACTGAGGAAGACTAAAAACACATGGTGATATGGTGATTTGTTGCACTGTGTTCTAACCTTACCAGGACAAACACAGTTACAGCGAATGCCTTGCTCAATGAAATCCGCAGCTATGGACTTGGTGAGCCCAATCACTGCAGCCTTGGAGGTACTATAGACACACCGCTTAACAACGCCTGTGTTGAGGAAACACATctgtcactcacacacagccaTACGCAGGCAAAGCATTTATCTGAGATAAGAGGATTGCAAAGACTGGCCAAACTTCAAAGACATCGTGTCCCTTTAAGTAGGAATAGTTCTACAAGcaactgcaataaaaaaaaaaaaaagatctgaggAAGATCGTTTACCTTTTATGCTTGATGCAACAGATGCCATGTTAATAATGTTTCCCGACTTCTTTGCCAACATCTAGAATGACAAATGGCATATTAACAGAATTGTTTTTGTTGAATCCAGATTAAAACTACAcaaacaaagcaataaaaagtGCCGAGATCTGCGCTAAAGGTACAGTTTGGCAGTTTGGTTAGTTTGCAGCTAAAGCAGGATTAGTAGCTGAGCAGTCCTCACCCATCATGTCATGGGTTCACAGTGGTACAGTTAATGCAGCTAATCCAACAACGGATGAGAACAAAATTAAAGGCATATGTCACACTATTATCAGTAGCACCTATTACATTCACGGGATAAATGGTGTTAAGAGTTTGGTGAAGTGGCCAAAAGTCACCTTAGGCAAGAAAGCCTTGCTCATCAGGTACATGCTCCGCACATTGACATTCATTGTGAAGTCCCAGTCATCCTCTTCACAATCCAAGATGGTGCCATGATGCACAAATCTGTGTACGAGCACAGACATTTAGTGGAAAAATAGCCTCATCTAATAACTTTAGACAGCATTAATATGACAATTTGGACAAACAGTGAGACACAAGTGACAATATCTGTACCTAATAACTTAATCAAAACCAGAGTGGTAAACTACTGCCATTTCAAGATAAAACTCAAAGGTGATAATGTAGAAGAAACCTGTTAATAAAATTGAGAAAAGGGGAGAGGGggttatgtatgtatgttatgGGGTTTTGGAAATGTAATTAAGTAGTAAGCAGGAGACAGATGGGTGAATTAGAAAAGTGTAACTtcaattttatctttttttctccttttgcggtcaccacagcagatcatccaACTGACATCACATCTTATTCCTAGCTTCCACCTATGTCACACCAAcactgcatgtcctccttgaCTTCATCCGAGAACCTCAtctgtgtcttttttcctccttgCTGGCAACATCCTCTGTCCActgtccctcctctgcacatctccaaaccatctcagcctagACTTTCTAACTCTGTCTCCAAACCGTtcgacctgagctgtccctctgatgtactcagtTCTAATATTACCCATCCTGTTCACTCAAAAATCTGAGCATCTTTATTACCATCTTTTGAACCTTTTCTTTCACTCTTgttgctatccttctgtcacaaattatCCCTGACACTTGTCTCCAGCCACTCCATGCTCCTGCaatctcttcttcacctctcttgtgcactgtccatTGGTTTTGATGGTTGAACGCAGGTATTTAAACTGATCTACCTTCACTACCTTCACTTGCATGTTCACCTTTCGACCTGTGTCCATCTAATtcacatgtattctgtctttAAATAATCATAGTGCACAGTATCTCctgtctgacctcatctgtcatcctgtccatcaccactgcaaacaagaaggggctcagagcTGATCCCTAATGTAATCCCACCCTTACCCtgaacccatctgtcactcctacTGCACACCTTACCGCTGTCTCGCTGTCCTCTtacatgtcctgcaccaccctcacatacttctctgtctctcctgaCTTCCTCATGGTTAAAAAGAATAACTTAACGTTTATTTGAAACTACAAGTAAAATGCACAGTGACTGCTGATTTAGGAATTCTGgttttgacatatttttttcagttttctactTTAATCTGTTGTCAACAATAACTCACATGAATTTACTTCCAAAAATGGTGCAAATTAcagctttatttgttttacttgatGTGGAACTTCTAAATaccatacattttgtttttccaagaaTTATGTAAGGTTTTTGTTTCTTCAGTAaatcagagaaataaaaactaatttaaaaagtaCCCAGCAACGTTGAACAGAACATCTACATGGTCATGTTCCTTGGCCAGGGCTTCTACTTGGTCCTTCTTGGTCACGTCCACCACTTTGGTCCTGATCCCTGACaccgaaaacaaaaacaaggacaGTTTAGATTATACTTGCACTGCTTTTGTCTTCATAACAGCTGGCTTTATTTTAGTGCATGAAATAATTCAAGGTATAGCAGCTTCATTTATCAATCATTTCCACAGTTACACAGCAAAACAATGGTCCTGGCTGCTATCTTCTTCAACATACATCTTTTCCTACTGACCGCTCAATGGCTCTGCAGAAAGCCAGTTAAGAGGGTGAAGTGCTCAGGCGTGATATCAGAAGAAGAATGTTGCTCATGTCCTTTTTATTCAAACTCATTTACTGCAGAGACCAGAATAAATAGAGATATGGTTCTCTTCTCACAGTCTTGAAGAAAAGACAATTAAAACCCATATAAAGCCTTTTACAACTAATATATGATATGCACACCAGAAATGAgataatctgtttttttttttctttttaaaattaccaCAGTGCAATTTCAATTTCTCTAATAGAGATACGTTAAATGGCTCTTGTAGAAAAAACAACTTCACTCTGGGGAAAGCATAGGTGTTATGCATTTATACTAATTAGCTGCTTTGGCCAAAATGAGAGAAATTAGTAGAATGCATGCATtgcttcttccacttatctggtGCCGGTAACCTAAGCAGAGAACCTAGGTCCTAGGCTTTATAGGCTAAAACCTCCTCTCAGTCAGACAATCCCAGAAAACCTCCCTCACGgtgcacccaggaggcatccttgtcagataccCGAACcatctcaactggctcctttcgatgtggaggaacCACGGTTTTAATCTAAGCCCCTCTTGAATAACTGAACTTCCCACCCTATCTCTAAGTACAAGCTATTTCAAAgtaatcaaaattttaaaacttTGCATCAAATAATTAAGTTGTGAAAGAACTTGAATGAAGGGATAGGAGTAAACTGGCATCCCTTTTGCAATGCCTCAAATAGCCAGAAGATGGCAGTCATAGATCAGCAGAGATGAAACTTGCCTTGAATACCATCCAGCTCCTTCAGCTTTTCTCCATTTATGTCTGTGGCTGTGACCTGAGCTCCCTCCTTAGCAAATgcctacagtttaaaaaaaaataatcagtgttCAGTTCCAAGTGGTTCCTCAATGTTCTACATGCTGTGCTATAAAATTTAAGGAAAAATTTGCAATTATGATGATTGGTTATGACACAAAACCGAAAAGAGAAGGACACCGAGCCACAGACACAACTGAGCAGGAATCTAAATTGCTGTACGAATGGACGAGGGCACTCCAACTACAGGGAATAATTCAGATCATCAATACCAATCAATATCTCATTATCAAGCATCTGAAAGCAGACTGTCAATATCCATCCACAGTTCCACAACTCTTCTGAAATCCATTCAACTTCCCATCAATAAGGCAGGTTTTTAAAGTGCAAATGGATTTGCTCAAAAGACCCCTTATAACATTTGCATCTTTTAACTTTTAGGTTGAATTCCTCCAATAAAAACCCAGTTCACTGTAATACAAGGCACCTTTGCACACTTTAAGATCACTTGGAGGGAACAGATGTAGCGATGGTCCAATCCAGTGTGTGAGATTTTCAAGTGTGTTGTTATCTCTTTGGCAAGAATATCCCTAAAGGACGGTCCTGAACCTTTGCCTCCATTAACTCAGGAATCACTATTACAGCAGTCATTTACAGGACATTAGGTGACATGCTTAAGTGTTTCTATACATAAGGAAGTTGgaagaaacatgttttaaattacattaaGAAAAATTACATCACGGGACTTCTTAAAATCTTTAACTCTAAGCAGTATATCCTATATTAGTTAATCTATATTTAATACTTATCAAAATGTAAAGAGCACTGAATAAGTGCAATATTTAACtactaaataaacattttctgctGTGATTTAGAAGCCACTAAATCAGTGAGATGTTAAGAAGAAGATATGAAATGTTTTTACCATTGCTGCAGCACGTCCAATCCCCTGAGCAGCAGCGGACAGAACAATCACTTTCCCATCCAGGCGACCCATAGTTTACCTTTCACTGCTGctgtgaacaaaacaaacaaaagattgGAGAATAACAGCACATTTATTTAGATAAATGCTTTCAGTCTTAATTTAAAAAGGTATATCAAGCATGTTTTTTACACAAATGTACAAATTTCTATACTTTAATTCGTGGTTTTCAGCAGTCCAGACATGCAAAGACATACATTCACTGCTAATCTCTGAAAAGTGTGGTGCAATTCGTAATTTGGTTATATAACTGTGCAATCATTGACCATTGGCAAAATGGTCTTTCGGTAAACTGCAGCATTTGATGGCCTACAGCTAAGAGAGAACTCTTAAGTGACCCCACAAAACCACTTACGAAGAGGACTTGAATTCATTAGAAGCTTGCTGTAGTGTTAGGTTTAGCGCATTCAGTCACTAATAGTGACAAAGTCAGGcattataaatattaatgtaaatTTTATTACTTGGCTCAAAATGATTGTAGCTTATGGTAAAAAGGCCCTATTAACAAATGTGCTTTATCAGTGAGTCTGTCTTCCGCTTCCAGTACCAGCTTAAATTCAGTTCACAGAGTGCTGGTCCTTATTTACAATAATGTCacccaattcaccggacaattatatccatgctctttggttctgtccaccagttcagaagttttggcgcgagatatgtgaagacttatcaaagtacCTGAAAtataacattccaacttcccccttagtgtgtttgttgggcagcttagataatgtcacttcagaaaagaatatagcccatatggttttcactgccctatgcatagccaagaaaactgtcctcatgaactggaaaaataaaaataatcttaattctaaccaatatagaaattatctattagattacattagtcttgatacagcctctgccaccacatcagatcaattgctctgggctcctttgatcagctccatcacctagtgggggtggagggtcatagtttggtcccgccttcactgttgtgattggtgtgggggtagggacaggcttagggcgtcggggggttccccggaggcatcttccttggggggctcaacccggggtagcggtcatgtccagttaggggctctgttggctctcaggtgactgtttcctcgtggctgcgtgcagcaaggctaggggagggtctgtgctgacggacgtgggttactgacctggtagcctggctgcccctgggtgggtccgggatgggcgtgaggttctgggggcgctcagtctctgggctggggccctggccgggcctcgggggcttgggtcctggttggtgtgttgccggggttgtgggcgggtgcgtgcatgggggcccagccctggcgcagggtgccgctggtgcgtcgagccacctggggggctcttcaactggtgggggagattgtcacaccttgcaggagctttcctctcttcaggaactctctctgcaggagggggagatacagaagaggtggaggaagatctcagcctgggcgtctattgtcttatgtagtctggaagatgagtggatggtggggtgggtgcagttttttctgtggtggggttgtgtggactgtcccgggctctgtggggccgggaggcgctgctgcactgggccccggtccggatgggcctgggccccctttccctggcgggtcgcggagtatgggggtgcctactggggtcagcgggggagctggccccagggaggggtcacttggccctcccttctttccctccccatctccagctgcctccctcttcccgctccaccacaaccacccacacatgcagggccttggagtaggggtgtgtcaccagggtgcagaggaggctacccccccccccccccccccctctgtccccttctggctgcctctgcctcaattttatcccacaacttagacattcacattactcacactctcattacacatacatataggatcttgggggtgggcacgatacacggaatccaaagtaccatcagggtgtacacctcacccctggcgtcgttgcccacctctcaattttaaatacacgtagacattgagggctagcaggagggactatgcgcttacctgctgctctctggcaggtagctccatgccctcctgggttttaaatgcaccttagaacacacatgcatcaacactacaatgagcgggtggagggaggtttggagtcttctctcacccccattctctgcggcctgctggagcgggggggctaggaggaggagttggccgtccgactgcggtctggagtgtggggcctccctgctgctgcggagtcggggcggtctgcctctccccaccgcagggaaaagggtaacaccacctgggtctgggtgcagttcccccctccaggggcaagggtacctagacccggttcgtagagtacctttggggagtgtgatcgtgtgtacagcgtctctttatgtctgtctccacgttggttgagtgtggagtaagtgcatatgagagcatgagggtgggaatggatgtttgtatctgtgtgtgcctgtatgcctgtctctatatgtcaggttgggtatcagacgccacctctctggggacatctcaggccctccaaggtttggaggcctatctccccccaccaccacttcccctgccagtggcggactccctcagacatcggtgcgttggaggttctttgtgtccggggatgggcgtccaggtacacaccggctcactccttggcggccgcttatcggtagggatgggtatcgtttaggttttatccgataccggtgccaaatcggtacttttggaACGGTGCCGGTaatcaaacggtgctcaaaccggtgcttaaagaatggagaacacaaaattggtccaaaaacctctcatgttcagctgttttttgtaaaaagataacaatgttagccttttctgcagctatggggcatatatggtatcactcatggctggaagcagtgcttaaacaatggaaaaaacacaaactttgtccaaaaacctctcatgtttaactgttttccacttcttctttggtcattttagcctttttggccagggtgaagggagtatctgccatcaaacaagaagacagctgcatgtagctatgatgatgtttgctagttcaccttacatgcattaatgtaataacgtggttagcctactcaacgtaaattacactcgaacaacatgaagctacgcACGCAgaaaagaacggctgctgctgcatcaccatccatcatcatttctgctacactggcagggctag
Coding sequences within:
- the bdh2 gene encoding dehydrogenase/reductase SDR family member 6 → MGRLDGKVIVLSAAAQGIGRAAAMAFAKEGAQVTATDINGEKLKELDGIQGIRTKVVDVTKKDQVEALAKEHDHVDVLFNVAGFVHHGTILDCEEDDWDFTMNVNVRSMYLMSKAFLPKMLAKKSGNIINMASVASSIKGVVKRCVYSTSKAAVIGLTKSIAADFIEQGIRCNCVCPGTVDTPSLRGRIQAQPDPEQAYKDFMARQKTGRLCTAEEVAHLCVYLASDESAYVTGTEHIIDGGWRL